The DNA segment cttcaggtatgtttcttgactcgtttgaggacgaacgtttgtttaagttggggaggatgtgacgactcggacagtcgtcttatgagttatggctccgttttccccatttctgctttgtCCATCctgttatgtgatatcgggttggtcggatcgaatccagaaggaatttggtaagatttgagacacctagtctcttttaaggaagcttaagttgaaaaagtcaaccggatgttgacttatgtgttagagggctcggatgggAGTTCCGatgattcgattagcttcgggaggtgatgtgtggcttaggagcgtgatcagaatgcattttggaggtccgtagtagatttaggcttgaattggcgaagttgatattttggcgattttcggttggtaggcgagatattgatataggggtcggaatgaaattccgagagttgcagtagttccattgtgtcatttgggatgtgtgtgcaaaatttcagggcattcggacgtggtttggttgggtttgatcgaaaatgtaatttggtagattttagaaagtttggcttgaatccgatgtgttttgggtgatttaatgttgttggaggtgttttgatgattagaACAAGTTTCAATAAGGTATTggaatatgtttgtgcttttggttgaggtcccgggagcctcggggtgatttcgggtggttaacggggaAGTTGAGATGTATTGCAGCTACTGaactttgctgcttctggtgttttcgcacctgcggtttggggaccgcaggtgcggtgccgcacatgCTGAAGGGGATCTGCAGAAGCGGATTTGAGAGGAAGAGGCAGGAACCGCAAATGTGGTAAttgaaccgcacctgcggagttgCAGATACGTAGATTGGATCGCAGATGCAGAATTGGTTCgctaagtgatttccgcagaagggGAGGatagaccgcatatgcggtaccgcagaagcgggttttTGACCACAGATGCGGGTatccctgggcagaatgtatatatgtcttccttCGTGGTTTTTGAAGGGTTGCACCATTTTTAAACACGGATTCAGGAGCTTTGggtgattttgaagagagaaatcaaggagacttcgttaaggtaagaattttggacctaaaatacatttctatggtagtatttcatggattaaggctgtaattaaaggaattaaagggctaaaatggaggattagggcttgggtttaagaggcctttgaaggaggatttgaggggtcatttggactccgattttagtattcttgatatgcatagactcgtggggagacgaagaatctattgatgtaaaaattactgaatttcaagacgtgggtccgggagtcgggttttggtaattttgggatttttgatatttttcgattgttttcgcttgggcgtcgttcccttaacatattttgacgccgtgattctgattttgaatagattcgatgcgagtggaggcctattcgaggggcaaaggcatcgcggagtagtattttcaatggtttgaggtaagtaaccattgtaaatctggaactgagggtacaaaaccccggtatcggacttgtttttgataaatgcggtggcgcacatgctaggtgatgagcgtgtaggcgtgcaccggtagggattgtgacttggtccgtcctgtagcgactattaagtcacgtatttgatttgaaaatattatgtTATCCTGTATTTTAGatatttatattgtattatgggttgtatgtcatgtttggggccttgtgccgacctgtagcaacccttaggggtattttgaatattttcctcactttacttgctagaaGTATATCCTCGGTCTTGTTTTAACCgtttaaatgattaaaaatgATTTTATCACTATActcctaattgtgaggactgtttgggctgagttccctaatctCTATCGATaagcccgagaggctgtgaggttaatgactgagagaggttgagaacctaattgtgaggatatttgtatatatgtgagttatggatcgggctgcacgccgcagcaatacttatatggatcgggctatacGTTGCAGCAATATacatattggatcgggctgcgcgccgcagcgacaTGACgattgggttgtaggagcccctccggagtctgcacacccccactgagcgtagtcgactattatatatggatcgaaCTGCACGCCACAGTGGTTACTATGATTTATATTATTATAAGATACTAATGAgtcgagtgctgagagtgagtattgTGTGATGAGAgtcgagtcacgagtgactgagaggctgcccgaggggccatattttgagtgattccttgcccgagaggccttgttatgatgtttttactgatttcactcttcttttaaataagcctctgtcgatataccgctaagtatttgatttcaaatgcTTAAACTGGAAACGTGATTTTATAACGAAAATGGATGTTAAACTGTAAAGAtgacttgatattctgttgattattcagttatgtatttttgaactgctcgtcactgctttcagtccttatttactctagttacttactgagttggcgtactcacgttactccctgcaccttatgtgcagatctaggtgcccgagAAGTTGAGTGAGGGCTTTCAGCTGTTTCAGTATTTGACAAagacttcgaggtagctgcataACGTCCACAGCCCTGttctctccctcctatcttattatttttcCGCATTTCCTAGACTATTGATATATTGGGTATTCAGACTTGTGTTAAaagctctagactcgtgacaccagattgttggggctgtgtagtttatTGTTATTTTGACTTTCCGCATATCTTTTGTTGCCTTAACGCTTATAATGAATTTGGTATCTAAAACTTGcgttagaaaatggcttaatgTTATTAGAAAGAGGGTTGTGGTTAttgattggttggcttgcctagtaatgcgATAGGCGCACTCACGATCGGTATTCGGGGTCGTGACAGTGAGAGTATAAGTTTCTACCAAATAAATGAATAATTAATTAATTCGAGAGCACTTGAAACAAAAATACTATCAATTTGAATGAAAATcttagaaaataaataaatatagaaGTATCATGCTTTGAAGGATTCACTTTTAGTATTGGGTATTGGGTCAGGCAGGTTAGGTCGAGTAGGgtcatttctattttaaattggattattatttaatagattgaaaaaaaaagtagtggaataagaaaatactacTAAAAAGTTGTATTTTTCTGTCACTATTATTTTTGtgtgaaaaaataaaattatatgaCTTTGGTGGAAAAAAAAATCATAGTTATATGACTATTTGTGAAATTTATCCTTCTATTCTATCGGTAATAGTATAATTATAAATTATATCATTACGTGTAAAATCTAAAATTCAAAGTCAAATTGTTTCtacatataaaaaaaaaaaatagacatACTTAGAAAGAAATTGTAACACATAAATTGAATGAAGTAAGTGTCATTTATCAAGTCTGTATTTGACCCGTcaactgaaaaaagaaaagaaaagaaagtcagTTGTTTGGAAATCCACCAATAATCTAATGATTGAAATTATATTCCCTCTTTTATACTAGCTGAAGTTTGATCGGGTATGGaattaaggaaaaaaaatatattgacaCATAATCCTTTTAAATAAGTTATGGTGAAAATTAAcacttatttttttaatttttctctcTCGTGAACTTTTTAACGACCATTTGATCGGAAGATAATTGAATGTTAGTTATTTAATCTAAAGCGATGTTCATTACAGTACTTATTAATGACTATTTGATGGGTACATCGTTACATATTATGAACTACAGAAAGGGGTTTTTCATTTCCTCAACTCCAATATATATGTTTATAGTATCTCATATTCATATACAAAACTAAAGCGAGAAAATGAAACTGAAGCTTAACGCTCAAGTTTAGACCAAATGTTCTAACTTAAAGTGTAGTAACAAGTCGATCAATCCTAAGTTGCTCAAAATATCATATTTCTTATTCTTCTTAGTTTGGAAATATTAATTTGTTATGTTATATATCTTACCTTTACCTTGCATTTTTGCTTGACAAGCAAATGGGTTAAATATCATGAAGAAGATAAGAAAAGAATTTTAAGGGAAAAGAAAACGAAAATTTCCAAGTAAATCAAGTTACCTGTTAATTGGCATGTAGGATTCAAATAcacttaattttaaatttttcgaATTATTGGTGATTAGGACAAAGCTAGCCTTGCAGTTGGGGGTTCGGCGACCCAGTAATTTTGATTCAAATGCTATATTTATCTTAAGATATTCATTAATTCATAGCCTAGTATCTTAAATTGATTGGAAATCCAAACTCAAGACTTCATATTCTAACTTTCGTTCTGTTGGTGATAGGTTTAATTCGTGGGCATTGGGTAGTCTTCTTTTGAAACAAAATTAGCATAAGTACAGTGTTTTGTATTGCTCTAATCTTCTGTCAAGAAACTGGTTCAGTTACACTTAAAAGAATGAAGTCAATGATGAGCCGCGAGAATAGTAACCCATAAGTCGAGCAGTAAAGATTACCTCTCTCTTGTGTTGCGTAGCAGCTAGCTCCAGTTATTGAAAATGATAACGCGCTTTTTATAAAGTCACTTTTCCACTATTCCACATTCCCTTCCTGCTTTCCCAGCAACTTCATAACAAACAGAACACCCTCTCCCTGTTGTATAAATAGCCCTCCTCTCTTCCCTTGCATTTCATCCAAACTACGTACAACACATAAAACTTCCAACAAAGCATTAGCTTCTCATTATAGCCTTCGAACAGATATACTAGTGCCTAAAAGAAAAAACAATGTCTTCTTCTTTCCGGTTGAAATCGACCCATTTCATTTTGAAACTCTTTCTTTTAATTTCTCTCTGTAATGTGTGCTTTGCTTCAAGAAAGCTTACTGCTTTAGTCCAAGAACCCCAAGGTCAACTATTGCAGTACCACAAAGGTGCACTCCTTTCCGGCAAAATCTCTGTCAATCTCATTTGGTATGGCAAATTCAAGCCTTCCCAAAGAGCCATTGTCTCTGATTTCATCACTTCCCTGTCTTCTTCAACTCCATCTAAAACCGATCCATCTGTAGCCAAATGGTGGAAGACCACTGAAAAATACTACCATCTCGCCAATTCCAAAAAATCCCTTTCACTCTCTTTGGGCAAGCAAGTGCTAATTGAAAATTATTCCTTGGGAAAATCACTGACCCAGAAACAGATTGTACAATTGGCATCAAAGGGTGAACAAAAAGACGCCATTAATATTGTTTTGACTGCCTCTGATGTTGCAGTCGACGGGTTCTGTGTCAATCGCTGTGGAACTCATGGGTCTTCTAAAGGTGCCATTATTAGGGGCAAGACATACAAATTTGCTTATATTTGGGTTGGTAACTCAGAGACTCAATGCGCTGGCTACTGCGCTTGGCCATTCCACCAGCCCATTTACGGACCACAAAGCCCACCCCTGGTTGCACCAAATAACGATGTGGGTGTTGATGGTATGGTAATTAACTTGGCTAGCTTATTGGCTGGGACCGCGACGAACCCATTTGGAAATGGATACTATCAAGGAGAGGCAGATGCACCATTGGAGGCTGCTTCTGCTTGTCCTGGTGTATATGCTAAGGGTG comes from the Nicotiana sylvestris chromosome 4, ASM39365v2, whole genome shotgun sequence genome and includes:
- the LOC104228876 gene encoding protein PHOSPHATE-INDUCED 1-like; translation: MSSSFRLKSTHFILKLFLLISLCNVCFASRKLTALVQEPQGQLLQYHKGALLSGKISVNLIWYGKFKPSQRAIVSDFITSLSSSTPSKTDPSVAKWWKTTEKYYHLANSKKSLSLSLGKQVLIENYSLGKSLTQKQIVQLASKGEQKDAINIVLTASDVAVDGFCVNRCGTHGSSKGAIIRGKTYKFAYIWVGNSETQCAGYCAWPFHQPIYGPQSPPLVAPNNDVGVDGMVINLASLLAGTATNPFGNGYYQGEADAPLEAASACPGVYAKGAYPGYAGDLLVDKTTGASYNAHGTNGRKYVLPALYDPSTSTCSTLV